Proteins encoded in a region of the Homo sapiens chromosome 20, GRCh38.p14 Primary Assembly genome:
- the DEFB123 gene encoding beta-defensin 123 precursor, with amino-acid sequence MKLLLLTLTVLLLLSQLTPGGTQRCWNLYGKCRYRCSKKERVYVYCINNKMCCVKPKYQPKERWWPF; translated from the exons ATGAAGCTCCTTTTGCTGACTTTGACTGTGCTGCTGCTCTTATCCCAGCTGACTCCAG GTGGCACCCAAAGATGCTGGAATCTTTATGGCAAATGCCGTTACAGATGCTCCAAGAAGGAAAGAGTCTATGTTTActgcataaataataaaatgtgctgCGTGAAGCCCAAGTACCAGCCAAAAGAAAGGTGGTGGCCATTTTAA
- the DEFB124 gene encoding beta-defensin 124 precursor, which translates to MTQLLLFLVALLVLGHVPSGRSEFKRCWKGQGACQTYCTRQETYMHLCPDASLCCLSYALKPPPVPKHEYE; encoded by the exons ATGACACAGCTGCTTCTGTTCCTTGTGGCTCTCCTGGTTCTGGGTCATGTGCCATCAG GGAGAAGTGAATTCAAACGGTGCTGGAAGGGTCAAGGGGCCTGCCAAACTTACTGCACAAGGCAAGAAACTTACATGCACCTGTGCCCGGATGCGTCCCTGTGCTGTCTCTCCTATGCATTGAAACCTCCACCGGTCCCCAAGCATGAATATGAGTAG